In one Magallana gigas chromosome 7, xbMagGiga1.1, whole genome shotgun sequence genomic region, the following are encoded:
- the LOC105327960 gene encoding uncharacterized protein isoform X2 produces MDSLIVDLDKVLDDFEAEETGKKSCPGQETRPSDYSSYVALKDERPWEDLSNVAVSSETSWSTASTNHANQMTAYDIPYSPTDQFDLSEADFAPSTDFKSSVTDHCSVGEKNIAKPGHLVINGDHKLDLGHVITNGSQDYKYPVQARDEFTPVYENQPFPPDLAHAISNGVNKSNLTYIQEVGEKTDDIRSSLAYHSQTKDRNTYIPQKMGSHQQVAPQTYPSIYNSVDSGVNSIDSNTTLSPTNQELQPVPLPAGNFQQHQEASSTALHTNSHAGPVDRDISSSLSPKITNTSSNYSLIENKASSVENMGPSVSAFGEQRSVVNNMESSSKETNSLDRQKGLQSSLDSSNTHDMGTTSNGPSLQSEDTSVKVYDSFVKEQDSLVTKETIPANSEDDKTQSNSHEFVSESEALKDSVAVSEELARVPGNNGHSSSDARIVNREAFSATGNVSESPAIVAPTAVGFTDSEVDISDMESYLGDVIGDVGADGQRNVDPEEPVIHPQDFTDLSQKGNQIMENANESNFTETKTENQHCDVTSDKSEKLSQEVGHEQISQDQAIMNMNTVTQSEPPDSLQDLNAPRPLPPNMGVGARPKEPSQPVTGLSDQPPQVPDIMPNEAVEQVATHSEPSAGQDPRDQAVVSTDSCVQNSHSVEEEMDPDLAMAIALSLQESGLEEAVMRPPGDGGQLPDRPHSWGPGDGIPHQQRRPNSLKLPPRGDGGQERSSAPYTFPYPNNTQASPDMDGTPEGRTSQEDQDANAAPETNASAEEPQGAGFNPLGVGHVAPVWIPDSQALTCMSCDLRFTFTKRRHHCRGCGKVLCSACCNLKSRLPYMDNKEARVCVPCHQILEGSQRRQEPKQVIFSDGIRPGGDLTELDGSNKASSRLPLRRSTRNQKRVEKSSADGGGRRVRSGEMSRTQCLIPETGLPPVVLSVKSNEEVILDDQPAMEKYLPQIKDEDADPVTFALCSNLHVLIKILSLDCCVNRVCWSFTTQGMCTVGQDEIVIILESLPEEDMIPLDIFRHLYHVYEDAGKGITVSDMGHSIFTQTFLDDRDHGGFLYIKPTFQCLHKLVLPTPPYLFGILLQKWEMPWAKVFPIRLLLRLGAEYRYYPCPLISIRNRKPVFFEIGHTIMNLLADFRNFQYMLPQIRGITIHMQDKRTTINFPRNRYEDLMKVVENSNEHVMAIGACFSTEADSHLVCIQNDDGNYQTQAINIQNKPRKVTGASFVVFNGALKPSSGLKAKSSIVEDGLMVQITPESMAALKQSIKDMKDFTIACGPLSSQSPDEVVLIQWVREDKHINIGVKSPIDGKAMDGITSVHIPHATDYAGEHRVIRWTDVFFIENKDGGSREPVDVSRMAETLANAACIALTPHLDRLKEANLVKIGLRVTLETDKVGYDIGGNEEKLPDLYMNDLDNELIPVIHSAVPLCRGGSVVLELIFHILE; encoded by the exons ATGGACAGTTTGATTGTGGACTTGGATAAAGTTTTAGATGACTTTGAGGCAGAGG AGACGGGGAAGAAAAGTTGTCCGGGGCAGGAGACACGGCCCTCGGACTACTCCAGCTACGTGGCCCTGAAGGACGAGCGACCTTGGGAGGACCTGTCCAATGTCGCTGTCTCCTCTGAAACATCATGGTCCACTGCAAGCACCAACCATGCAAACCAGATGACGGCATACGACATCCCGTACAGCCCGACCGATCAATTTGACCTATCCGAGGCTGACTTTGCGCCCTCCACAGACTTCAAGTCCAGCGTCACCGACCACTGTTCCGTGGGGGAGAAGAACATCGCTAAACCAGGTCACCTGGTCATTAATGGTGATCATAAGCTAGACCTGGGTCATGTGATCACCAACGGATCACAGGACTACAAGTATCCTGTACAGGCTCGGGACGAGTTCACCCCCGTGTATGAAAACCAGCCCTTTCCTCCTGACCTCGCACATGCCATCTCTAATGGGGTCAACAAGTCCAATTTGACCTACATACAAGAGGTTGGGGAGAAAACAGATGACATCAGGTCATCTTTAGCTTATCATTCCCAAACAAAGGACAGAAATACATACATCCCACAGAAGATGGGATCCCATCAGCAGGTTGCTCCACAAACCTACCCCTCCATTTACAACTCTGTGGACTCGGGGGTGAACAGTATTGACAGCAACACCACCCTCTCACCAACAAATCAAGAACTGCAACCAGTGCCACTTCCTGCTGGCAACTTCCAGCAACACCAGGAAGCTAGCAGCACTGCCCTTCATACAAATTCACATGCAGGACCTGTGGACCGTGATATCAGCAGCTCTTTAAGTCCAAAGATTACAAATACTTCTTCGAACTACAGTTTAATAGAGAACAAAGCCAGTAGTGTGGAGAACATGGGCCCCTCTGTTTCTGCATTTGGAGAGCAGAGGTCTGTTGTAAACAACATGGAGAGTAGTTCAAAGGAGACAAATTCATTGGATAGACAAAAAGGCCTGCAGTCAAGTCTGGACAGTAGTAACACGCATGATATGGGTACAACCAGTAATGGACCCAGTCTTCAGAGTGAAGACACCAGTGTCAAGGTTTATGACAGTTTTGTGAAAGAACAGGATTCTTTAGTGACAAAGGAGACAATTCCAGCTAATTCAGAGGATGACAAAACACAGTCCAACTCACATGAATTTGTGTCTGAATCTGAAGCTTTAAAGGATTCTGTTGCAGTATCAGAGGAACTGGCAAGAGTTCCTGGTAATAATGGACACTCCTCTAGTGATGCCAGGATTGTGAACAGGGAGGCCTTTTCTGCTACAGGAAATGTCAGTGAATCTCCAGCTATTGTAGCACCAACTGCTGTGGGATTCACAGATTCAGAGGTGGACATATCTGATATGGAAAGTTACCTTGGTGATGTGATTGGTGATGTTGGAGCGGATGGACAGAGAAACGTTGACCCAGAGGAACCTGTGATCCACCCCCAAGACTTTACTGACTTATCTCAGAAGGGAAATCAGATAATGGAAAATGCAAACGAAAGTAATTTCACTGAGACAAAGACAGAGAATCAGCATTGTGATGTCACTAGTGACAAGTCAGAGAAATTGAGTCAAGAAGTGGGACATGAACAAATTTCTCAGGATCAAGCCATCATGAACATGAACACTGTCACACAAAGTGAGCCCCCTGACAGCCTACAGGATCTCAATGCTCCACGGCCACTACCCCCCAATATGGGTGTGGGAGCTCGCCCAAAAGAGCCCTCCCAACCTGTGACTGGTCTCTCAGACCAACCGCCGCAGGTTCCAGACATTATGCCAAATGAAGCGGTAGAACAAGTAGCCACACATAGTGAACCCAGTGCTGGACAGGACCCTAGGGATCAAGCTGTTGTTAGTACCGACTCTTGTGTTCAGAACAGTCATTCGGTGGAGGAGGAGATGGATCCAGACCTAGCCATGGCCATCGCACTGTCTCTGCAGGAAAGTGGTTTGGAAGAGGCTGTGATGAGGCCTCCGGGGGACGGTGGTCAATTACCCGACCGTCCCCACTCCTGGGGCCCTGGGGATGGGATTCCCCACCAGCAGAGGAGACCCAATAGTCTGAAGCTCCCCCCTAGGGGTGACGGGGGCCAAGAGAGGTCCTCAGCTCCCTATACATTCCCGTACCCCAACAACACCCAGGCCAGCCCGGATATGGACGGAACACCCGAGGGGCGGACGTCACAGGAAGATCAGG ATGCTAATGCTGCACCTGAAACCAATGCATCAGCAGAAGAGCCCCAGGGGGCAGGGTTTAATCCCCTGGGGGTGGGGCATGTGGCCCCAGTGTGGATCCCAGACAGTCAGGCTCTCACCTGTATGAGCTGTGACCTCAGGTTTACCTTCACCAAGAGGAGACACCATTGTAGAGGCTGTGGAAAG GTTCTGTGTTCCGCTTGCTGTAACTTGAAGAGTCGCCTCCCTTACATGGATAACAAGGAGGCCCGGGTGTGTGTTCCTTGTCACCAGATCCTGGAAG GAAGCCAGAGACGCCAGGAGCCCAAACAAGTGATATTTTCTGATGGAATTCGGCCTGGTGGTGACCTCACTGAACTAGACGGATCAAACAAGGCCTCCTCCCGCCTGCCACTGCGACGATCCACACGCAATCAGAAACGGGTTGAAAAATCTAGTGCAG ATGGGGGTGGAAGACGAGTGCGCTCAGGTGAGATGTCCAGGACTCAATGCCTGATTCCAGAGACTGGGCTACCTCCCGTAGTTCTCTCAGTCAAATCAAATGAAG AGGTAATTCTGGATGATCAGCCTGCCATGGAGAAGTACTTACCACAAATAAAAG ATGAAGATGCTGACCCTGTGACTTTTGCTCTTTGCTCTAATCTCCATGTCTTGATCAAGATTCTGTCAT TGGACTGTTGTGTGAACCGAGTGTGTTGGAGCTTCACCACTCAGGGAATGTGTACCGTCGGTCAGGATGAAATTGTGATCATTCTGGAGAGCCTGCCGGAGGAGGACATGATTCCTCTGGACATATTCCGACATCTGTACCACGTCTATGAAGACGCAGGCAAAG GTATCACAGTGTCAGACATGGGTCACTCGATCTTCACCCAGACATTCCTCGACGACCGTGACCACGGGGGATTCCTCTACATCAAGCCGACCTTCCAGTGTCTGCACAAACTGGTGTTACCCACTCCTCCATACCTGTTTGGGATTCTCCTACAGAAGTGGGAAATGCCCTGGGCCAAAGTCTTTCCTATCCGCCTCCTGTTGAGGCTAGGAGCAGAGTACAGAT ACTACCCGTGTCCACTAATCAGCATTCGGAATCGTAAACCAGTGTTCTTTGAGATTGGACACACCATCATGAATCTCCTGGCAGACTTCAGGAACTTCCAGTACATGCTGCCTCAGATCCGCGGGATCACGATCCACATGCAGGATAAACGAACCACCATCAACTTCCCCCGCAATCGATACGAAGAT TTGATGAAAGTAGTGGAGAATAGCAATGAGCATGTGATGGCCATCGGAGCTTGCTTCAGTACGGAGGCCGACTCACATTTGGTGTGTATCCAAAACGACGACGGAAATTATCAGACTCAGGCCATCAACATACAGAACAAGCCGCGGAAAG TGACAGGGGCAAGTTTTGTTGTGTTCAATGGAGCATTGAAGCCAAGTTCCGGACTGAAGGCCAAGTCGAGCATTGTGGAGGACGGACTGATGGTCCAGATCACGCCCGAGTCCATGGCCGCCCTCAAACAGTCCATCAAGGACATGAAGGACTTCACCATAGCCTGCGGTCCTCTGTCCTCACAGTCACCCGATGAAGTGGTCCTCATTCAATGGGTCCGCGAGGACAAACACATTAACATAGG AGTAAAGAGTCCAATAGATGGTAAAGCAATGGACGGTATCACTAGTGTTCACATTCCCCACGCCACGGACTACGCTGGGGAACACCGAGTCATCCGCTGGACGGATGTATTCTTTATCGAGAACAAAGATGGTGGCTCGCGTGAGCCAGTGGACGTTAGTCGGATGGCGGAGACACTCGCCAATGCTGCCTGCATTGCCCTCACCCCTCACCTGGACCGGCTGAAGGAGGCAAACCTGGTCAAAATTGGGCTACGGGTCACCCTCGAGACAGACAAG GTGGGCTATGATATTGGAGGCAATGAGGAGAAATTACCTGACCTGTACATGAATGATCTTGACAACGAGTTAATCCCCGTCATTCACAGTGCCGTCCCTCTCTGTCGCGGGGGTTCGGTCGTCTTAGAACTCATCTTTCACATCCTGGAGTAG
- the LOC105327960 gene encoding uncharacterized protein isoform X1: MDSLIVDLDKVLDDFEAEETGKKSCPGQETRPSDYSSYVALKDERPWEDLSNVAVSSETSWSTASTNHANQMTAYDIPYSPTDQFDLSEADFAPSTDFKSSVTDHCSVGEKNIAKPGHLVINGDHKLDLGHVITNGSQDYKYPVQARDEFTPVYENQPFPPDLAHAISNGVNKSNLTYIQEVGEKTDDIRSSLAYHSQTKDRNTYIPQKMGSHQQVAPQTYPSIYNSVDSGVNSIDSNTTLSPTNQELQPVPLPAGNFQQHQEASSTALHTNSHAGPVDRDISSSLSPKITNTSSNYSLIENKASSVENMGPSVSAFGEQRSVVNNMESSSKETNSLDRQKGLQSSLDSSNTHDMGTTSNGPSLQSEDTSVKVYDSFVKEQDSLVTKETIPANSEDDKTQSNSHEFVSESEALKDSVAVSEELARVPGNNGHSSSDARIVNREAFSATGNVSESPAIVAPTAVGFTDSEVDISDMESYLGDVIGDVGADGQRNVDPEEPVIHPQDFTDLSQKGNQIMENANESNFTETKTENQHCDVTSDKSEKLSQEVGHEQISQDQAIMNMNTVTQSEPPDSLQDLNAPRPLPPNMGVGARPKEPSQPVTGLSDQPPQVPDIMPNEAVEQVATHSEPSAGQDPRDQAVVSTDSCVQNSHSVEEEMDPDLAMAIALSLQESGLEEAVMRPPGDGGQLPDRPHSWGPGDGIPHQQRRPNSLKLPPRGDGGQERSSAPYTFPYPNNTQASPDMDGTPEGRTSQEDQDANAAPETNASAEEPQGAGFNPLGVGHVAPVWIPDSQALTCMSCDLRFTFTKRRHHCRGCGKVLCSACCNLKSRLPYMDNKEARVCVPCHQILEAAVYSGGVQGAAVSGEAPAATTPAGVLKRDGSQRRQEPKQVIFSDGIRPGGDLTELDGSNKASSRLPLRRSTRNQKRVEKSSADGGGRRVRSGEMSRTQCLIPETGLPPVVLSVKSNEEVILDDQPAMEKYLPQIKDEDADPVTFALCSNLHVLIKILSLDCCVNRVCWSFTTQGMCTVGQDEIVIILESLPEEDMIPLDIFRHLYHVYEDAGKGITVSDMGHSIFTQTFLDDRDHGGFLYIKPTFQCLHKLVLPTPPYLFGILLQKWEMPWAKVFPIRLLLRLGAEYRYYPCPLISIRNRKPVFFEIGHTIMNLLADFRNFQYMLPQIRGITIHMQDKRTTINFPRNRYEDLMKVVENSNEHVMAIGACFSTEADSHLVCIQNDDGNYQTQAINIQNKPRKVTGASFVVFNGALKPSSGLKAKSSIVEDGLMVQITPESMAALKQSIKDMKDFTIACGPLSSQSPDEVVLIQWVREDKHINIGVKSPIDGKAMDGITSVHIPHATDYAGEHRVIRWTDVFFIENKDGGSREPVDVSRMAETLANAACIALTPHLDRLKEANLVKIGLRVTLETDKVGYDIGGNEEKLPDLYMNDLDNELIPVIHSAVPLCRGGSVVLELIFHILE; encoded by the exons ATGGACAGTTTGATTGTGGACTTGGATAAAGTTTTAGATGACTTTGAGGCAGAGG AGACGGGGAAGAAAAGTTGTCCGGGGCAGGAGACACGGCCCTCGGACTACTCCAGCTACGTGGCCCTGAAGGACGAGCGACCTTGGGAGGACCTGTCCAATGTCGCTGTCTCCTCTGAAACATCATGGTCCACTGCAAGCACCAACCATGCAAACCAGATGACGGCATACGACATCCCGTACAGCCCGACCGATCAATTTGACCTATCCGAGGCTGACTTTGCGCCCTCCACAGACTTCAAGTCCAGCGTCACCGACCACTGTTCCGTGGGGGAGAAGAACATCGCTAAACCAGGTCACCTGGTCATTAATGGTGATCATAAGCTAGACCTGGGTCATGTGATCACCAACGGATCACAGGACTACAAGTATCCTGTACAGGCTCGGGACGAGTTCACCCCCGTGTATGAAAACCAGCCCTTTCCTCCTGACCTCGCACATGCCATCTCTAATGGGGTCAACAAGTCCAATTTGACCTACATACAAGAGGTTGGGGAGAAAACAGATGACATCAGGTCATCTTTAGCTTATCATTCCCAAACAAAGGACAGAAATACATACATCCCACAGAAGATGGGATCCCATCAGCAGGTTGCTCCACAAACCTACCCCTCCATTTACAACTCTGTGGACTCGGGGGTGAACAGTATTGACAGCAACACCACCCTCTCACCAACAAATCAAGAACTGCAACCAGTGCCACTTCCTGCTGGCAACTTCCAGCAACACCAGGAAGCTAGCAGCACTGCCCTTCATACAAATTCACATGCAGGACCTGTGGACCGTGATATCAGCAGCTCTTTAAGTCCAAAGATTACAAATACTTCTTCGAACTACAGTTTAATAGAGAACAAAGCCAGTAGTGTGGAGAACATGGGCCCCTCTGTTTCTGCATTTGGAGAGCAGAGGTCTGTTGTAAACAACATGGAGAGTAGTTCAAAGGAGACAAATTCATTGGATAGACAAAAAGGCCTGCAGTCAAGTCTGGACAGTAGTAACACGCATGATATGGGTACAACCAGTAATGGACCCAGTCTTCAGAGTGAAGACACCAGTGTCAAGGTTTATGACAGTTTTGTGAAAGAACAGGATTCTTTAGTGACAAAGGAGACAATTCCAGCTAATTCAGAGGATGACAAAACACAGTCCAACTCACATGAATTTGTGTCTGAATCTGAAGCTTTAAAGGATTCTGTTGCAGTATCAGAGGAACTGGCAAGAGTTCCTGGTAATAATGGACACTCCTCTAGTGATGCCAGGATTGTGAACAGGGAGGCCTTTTCTGCTACAGGAAATGTCAGTGAATCTCCAGCTATTGTAGCACCAACTGCTGTGGGATTCACAGATTCAGAGGTGGACATATCTGATATGGAAAGTTACCTTGGTGATGTGATTGGTGATGTTGGAGCGGATGGACAGAGAAACGTTGACCCAGAGGAACCTGTGATCCACCCCCAAGACTTTACTGACTTATCTCAGAAGGGAAATCAGATAATGGAAAATGCAAACGAAAGTAATTTCACTGAGACAAAGACAGAGAATCAGCATTGTGATGTCACTAGTGACAAGTCAGAGAAATTGAGTCAAGAAGTGGGACATGAACAAATTTCTCAGGATCAAGCCATCATGAACATGAACACTGTCACACAAAGTGAGCCCCCTGACAGCCTACAGGATCTCAATGCTCCACGGCCACTACCCCCCAATATGGGTGTGGGAGCTCGCCCAAAAGAGCCCTCCCAACCTGTGACTGGTCTCTCAGACCAACCGCCGCAGGTTCCAGACATTATGCCAAATGAAGCGGTAGAACAAGTAGCCACACATAGTGAACCCAGTGCTGGACAGGACCCTAGGGATCAAGCTGTTGTTAGTACCGACTCTTGTGTTCAGAACAGTCATTCGGTGGAGGAGGAGATGGATCCAGACCTAGCCATGGCCATCGCACTGTCTCTGCAGGAAAGTGGTTTGGAAGAGGCTGTGATGAGGCCTCCGGGGGACGGTGGTCAATTACCCGACCGTCCCCACTCCTGGGGCCCTGGGGATGGGATTCCCCACCAGCAGAGGAGACCCAATAGTCTGAAGCTCCCCCCTAGGGGTGACGGGGGCCAAGAGAGGTCCTCAGCTCCCTATACATTCCCGTACCCCAACAACACCCAGGCCAGCCCGGATATGGACGGAACACCCGAGGGGCGGACGTCACAGGAAGATCAGG ATGCTAATGCTGCACCTGAAACCAATGCATCAGCAGAAGAGCCCCAGGGGGCAGGGTTTAATCCCCTGGGGGTGGGGCATGTGGCCCCAGTGTGGATCCCAGACAGTCAGGCTCTCACCTGTATGAGCTGTGACCTCAGGTTTACCTTCACCAAGAGGAGACACCATTGTAGAGGCTGTGGAAAG GTTCTGTGTTCCGCTTGCTGTAACTTGAAGAGTCGCCTCCCTTACATGGATAACAAGGAGGCCCGGGTGTGTGTTCCTTGTCACCAGATCCTGGAAG CGGCTGTGTACAGTGGCGGGGTGCAGGGTGCAGCGGTCTCAGGTGAAGCACCTGCTGCCACCACCCCAGCAGGTGTTCTGAAGAGGGACG GAAGCCAGAGACGCCAGGAGCCCAAACAAGTGATATTTTCTGATGGAATTCGGCCTGGTGGTGACCTCACTGAACTAGACGGATCAAACAAGGCCTCCTCCCGCCTGCCACTGCGACGATCCACACGCAATCAGAAACGGGTTGAAAAATCTAGTGCAG ATGGGGGTGGAAGACGAGTGCGCTCAGGTGAGATGTCCAGGACTCAATGCCTGATTCCAGAGACTGGGCTACCTCCCGTAGTTCTCTCAGTCAAATCAAATGAAG AGGTAATTCTGGATGATCAGCCTGCCATGGAGAAGTACTTACCACAAATAAAAG ATGAAGATGCTGACCCTGTGACTTTTGCTCTTTGCTCTAATCTCCATGTCTTGATCAAGATTCTGTCAT TGGACTGTTGTGTGAACCGAGTGTGTTGGAGCTTCACCACTCAGGGAATGTGTACCGTCGGTCAGGATGAAATTGTGATCATTCTGGAGAGCCTGCCGGAGGAGGACATGATTCCTCTGGACATATTCCGACATCTGTACCACGTCTATGAAGACGCAGGCAAAG GTATCACAGTGTCAGACATGGGTCACTCGATCTTCACCCAGACATTCCTCGACGACCGTGACCACGGGGGATTCCTCTACATCAAGCCGACCTTCCAGTGTCTGCACAAACTGGTGTTACCCACTCCTCCATACCTGTTTGGGATTCTCCTACAGAAGTGGGAAATGCCCTGGGCCAAAGTCTTTCCTATCCGCCTCCTGTTGAGGCTAGGAGCAGAGTACAGAT ACTACCCGTGTCCACTAATCAGCATTCGGAATCGTAAACCAGTGTTCTTTGAGATTGGACACACCATCATGAATCTCCTGGCAGACTTCAGGAACTTCCAGTACATGCTGCCTCAGATCCGCGGGATCACGATCCACATGCAGGATAAACGAACCACCATCAACTTCCCCCGCAATCGATACGAAGAT TTGATGAAAGTAGTGGAGAATAGCAATGAGCATGTGATGGCCATCGGAGCTTGCTTCAGTACGGAGGCCGACTCACATTTGGTGTGTATCCAAAACGACGACGGAAATTATCAGACTCAGGCCATCAACATACAGAACAAGCCGCGGAAAG TGACAGGGGCAAGTTTTGTTGTGTTCAATGGAGCATTGAAGCCAAGTTCCGGACTGAAGGCCAAGTCGAGCATTGTGGAGGACGGACTGATGGTCCAGATCACGCCCGAGTCCATGGCCGCCCTCAAACAGTCCATCAAGGACATGAAGGACTTCACCATAGCCTGCGGTCCTCTGTCCTCACAGTCACCCGATGAAGTGGTCCTCATTCAATGGGTCCGCGAGGACAAACACATTAACATAGG AGTAAAGAGTCCAATAGATGGTAAAGCAATGGACGGTATCACTAGTGTTCACATTCCCCACGCCACGGACTACGCTGGGGAACACCGAGTCATCCGCTGGACGGATGTATTCTTTATCGAGAACAAAGATGGTGGCTCGCGTGAGCCAGTGGACGTTAGTCGGATGGCGGAGACACTCGCCAATGCTGCCTGCATTGCCCTCACCCCTCACCTGGACCGGCTGAAGGAGGCAAACCTGGTCAAAATTGGGCTACGGGTCACCCTCGAGACAGACAAG GTGGGCTATGATATTGGAGGCAATGAGGAGAAATTACCTGACCTGTACATGAATGATCTTGACAACGAGTTAATCCCCGTCATTCACAGTGCCGTCCCTCTCTGTCGCGGGGGTTCGGTCGTCTTAGAACTCATCTTTCACATCCTGGAGTAG
- the LOC105327959 gene encoding ERI1 exoribonuclease 3, producing the protein MKVQFQIAHQCCKIHTRKVLGLYNREMANKKQLFKYLLVLDFEATCDNKHQPVPQEIIEFPVIKINTTTLESEAIFHTYVEPDINPKLSPFCTELTGIRQSQIDGQPHLTEVLDKMVPAWMEQHGLLDPENSSLFVTCGDWDLKTMLPSQCSYLKKQPADYFHKWCNIKKAFCDVTSKFPRGMMEMLTVLGIPHTGRHHSGIDDCTNIGNIAKELIRRGHVFKQTYYRHP; encoded by the exons ATGAAAGTACAATTTCAGATTGCACATCAGTGTTGTAAGATACACACCAGAAAGGTGTTGGGTCTATATAATAGAGAGATGGCGAACAAAAAACAACTGTTTAAGTATTTGCTGGTTTTGGATTTTGAGGCTACTTGTGATAACAAACACCAGCCTGTCCCACAG GAAATCATTGAGTTTCCAGTCATCAAAATAAACACAACTACTCTTGAATCAGAGGCCATTTTCCATACATATGTTGAACCAGATATCAACCCCAAGCTTTCTCCATTCTGTACAGag CTGACAGGAATCAGGCAGTCTCAGATTGATGGTCAGCCTCATCTCACCGAGGTTCTAGACAAG ATGGTCCCTGCATGGATGGAGCAACATGGACTGCTGGATCCAGAGAACAGTAGTTTATTTGTCACCTGTGGAGACTGGGACCTCAAGACAAT GTTACCTTCACAGTGTTCATACCTAAAGAAACAACCAGCAGATTATTTCCATAAATGGTGCAACATTAAAAAG GCTTTCTGTGATGTCACCTCAAAATTTCCTAGGGGAATGATGGAAATGTTGACTGTCCTAGGAATTCCCCACACAGGACGGCATCACAGTGGAATAG ATGATTGTACAAACATAGGGAACATTGCAAAGGAGCTGATAAGAAGAGGCCATGTTTTCAAGCAGACATACTACCGACATCCTTAA